From the genome of Pseudomonas sp. FP453:
CTTCCGGTTGTGGTGCGCCAATCACATGGGGCACTGCCAGGATCGCTGCGCCTAGTGCCTTGAGCAGCCAGTTGCGCCCGAATACGATCAGCGCGATACCGGCTGCGGTGGACGCGGCGGTACCGATCCACCAGGTCTGGCGCAGCGCGAGATCAGCGGCCGCCGTGCCTGGCAACTCAGGTGGCAGGCCCAGGGTCGGCGCCAGCACGAAGGTTGCATAACCGGCCAGCCCCCACAGCAGCCCCTGGGCCGTGCGGGTCGGTGCACGCAGGGTGTACAGGCCGGCCAGCATCAGCGCAAAGCCGACGGCGACCACCAGGTTGCCACCCGTGGTGGACAGCACGCGCTGCCAGCCGTCTTCCGGCTCCCAGGCTTCGGCGTCATGGGTATGGGCGGCAGCCCCCGCGGCGTGTTCATGCGCCACTTCGGTGGCGGCCGGGGCTTTTTCAAAGGTTTCCGCCTGCAAAATCAGCGGGGCGACCCAGAAGCTTTGCAGCAGGGTCAGCAGCAGGGCGGCCGCAAGGCCGGTGAAACCTGCGGTTTGCGCAATACGCTTGATCATGTCGGCAGGTCTCAGTGGCACGGGAACGCGGCGCTGTGGCGGGTATCGTGGGCGGCGTTATGCACGGCCTCGATATGGGAGAAACCGGCGAAATACACCAGGCACGCGCCGAGGATCGACGCACCGATGGCGGCGGTCAGGCGTTGGCTCAGGGTAGAGGTGCTGCTGGTGGAGTGCGAGGTGCTGCTGATGATCGACATGGCGCGTCCCTTTCAGGTGTCAGGGTGAAGCGAGCGCATGAAAACCCCGCGAGCCAGGCACGCAGGGTTCTGAACAGCGCCCGCCCACCGCGGGTTTGTTATCTGATTTTTTCGGGCCGGTCTCCGGGCTTGCGAGGGGCTCAATGCCTGAAAACGTCGCCTTCCCATGCTGTCTGGCACAGTGGATATGACGTTTCGCTCGCTTACCGTTGCGGGGGCAGCACCGGACTGGTCATATCGCTATGACGCACCGGTTTCCCGTTTCACCCTTTGCAGGGCACCCGAAACAAGATGTGTAGGAGAGCATGGGGGTGGGAGGGGAGTCAATTGGGATGTGGGTTTTGGCTTTGGTGGTGTACATATCCGTTTTTTAGGTAACGGCCACTTGGGGTCCGCCCTTACGGCGGGTCACTTTGGAAAAGCCCCAAAGTAACAACTGTGGGAACTGGCAACTGTGGGAGCTGGCTTGCCTGCGATGCAGACACCTCGGTACATCAGGCACACCCAGTTGATGCCATCGCAGGCAAGCCAGCTCCCACAGGGGAACGCGTACGCTTCATCGATCAGGTCGGCTACTAGGCCGCCTCGCTTTTGCTTTTGATTTTGATCTTAGGCGCCCCCCCAAATCCATGTCGGATTACGGGCACACCGAGCCTAGGCGAGGTGCCGAGTGTTGGGGCAAGAGCCCTTTTGGTTACTTTTGGGGCTCTTTTCCAAAAGTGACCCGCCGTAAGGGCGGAACCCTGAGCCGCCGTTACCGCAGCAACGGATATGTACACAAGCCAAACCAACCCAACCCCATCATTGACCATCCCCCAAGCACTGCGTAGCCTTGCACCCTCGAGGTTCTTCAGCCTAGGCCGAAGCTAAGAAGGGAACGCGGTCCAAGCCGCGGCTGCCCCCGCAACTGTAAAGGGTTCATCTGACTGCCACGCCACTGCCAAACCGGCGGGAAGGCGCAATCAGCGCCGGTCGCAAGACCGGCAAGCCCCAAGCCAGGAGACCTGCCTCGCAACCGATTTTTCAATTCAACCGGGCGGGGTGATCCGGTGACGAAATCCGCTGCTGCGCACCGTCGCAGGGCCTATCGTCCCGTATGCCCGCCCCCAAGGGCATCCGATGAAAACACTGGCCAAACTCCCCGTCACCATCGTTACCGGCTTCCTCGGCTCGGGCAAGACCACCTTGCTGCGCCATATGCTCGACAACGCCCAGGGCCGACGCATCGCCGTGATCGTCAACGAATTCGGCGAGTTGGGCATTGACGGTGAAATCCTCAAGCAGTGCTCCATCGGTTGCACCGAGGAAGAAGCCAACGGCCGCGTGTATGAGCTGGCCAACGGCTGCCTGTGCTGCACCGTGCAGGAAGAGTTCTTCCCGGTGATGCGCGAATTGGTCGCCCGTCGCGGCGACCTCGACCACATCCTCATCGAAACCTCCGGCCTGGCCCTGCCAAAACCGCTGGTACAAGCCTTCCAGTGGCCGGAAATCCGCAGCGCCTGCACGGTTGACGCGGTGATCACCGTGGTCGACAGCCCGGCCGTGGCCGCCGGCACCTTCGCCGCATTCCCGGACCAAGTCGACGCCCAGCGCAAACTCGACCCGAACCTGGACCACGAATCGCCACTGCACGAGCTGTTCGCCGACCAACTGGCCAGCGCCGACCTGGTGATCCTCAACAAATCCGACCTGATCAGCGCCGAAGACCTGGCCCGCGTACGCCTGGAAGTCGCCGAAGAGCTGCCGCCTGCGGTCAAGATCATCGAGGCCAGCAGCGGTCGCCTGCCGCTGGACGTGCTGATCGGCCTTGGCGCCGGCTCCGAGGAGCACATCGACGGTCGCCACAGCCATCACGATCACCACCACGAAGGTGAAGACGATCACGATCACGACGCCTTCGATTCGATCTCCATCGACCTGCCGCAAGCCGACGAAGCCCTGCTGCTCGACGCCCTGACCCAACTGGTGGTGCAACACGGCATCCTGCGCGTCAAAGGTTTC
Proteins encoded in this window:
- a CDS encoding CbtA family protein; this translates as MIKRIAQTAGFTGLAAALLLTLLQSFWVAPLILQAETFEKAPAATEVAHEHAAGAAAHTHDAEAWEPEDGWQRVLSTTGGNLVVAVGFALMLAGLYTLRAPTRTAQGLLWGLAGYATFVLAPTLGLPPELPGTAAADLALRQTWWIGTAASTAAGIALIVFGRNWLLKALGAAILAVPHVIGAPQPEVHSMLAPEALEAQFKIASQLTNVAFWLALGLISAWLFRRNRSDQYSA
- a CDS encoding CbtB-domain containing protein; this translates as MSIISSTSHSTSSTSTLSQRLTAAIGASILGACLVYFAGFSHIEAVHNAAHDTRHSAAFPCH
- the cobW gene encoding cobalamin biosynthesis protein CobW, with protein sequence MKTLAKLPVTIVTGFLGSGKTTLLRHMLDNAQGRRIAVIVNEFGELGIDGEILKQCSIGCTEEEANGRVYELANGCLCCTVQEEFFPVMRELVARRGDLDHILIETSGLALPKPLVQAFQWPEIRSACTVDAVITVVDSPAVAAGTFAAFPDQVDAQRKLDPNLDHESPLHELFADQLASADLVILNKSDLISAEDLARVRLEVAEELPPAVKIIEASSGRLPLDVLIGLGAGSEEHIDGRHSHHDHHHEGEDDHDHDAFDSISIDLPQADEALLLDALTQLVVQHGILRVKGFAAIPNKPMRLLIQGVGTRFDKHFDRAWAADEARITRLVLIGQDLDAAGLEAQLRAALSV